Proteins encoded in a region of the Candidatus Zixiibacteriota bacterium genome:
- the secD gene encoding protein translocase subunit SecD encodes MRQSQKVSLIIVAVLVLLSLYGLYPSLVYHSMSHEEQETLKAENPTEYYALKKKSLKLGLDLKGGMHIVLQVQKPEEGKLSDVLDRVLEIIRNRVDKIGVAEPQIQTSGIDRIVVDLPGFTDIEQAKKLIGETAQLQFKLLPTPEVTQALINQIDSILVLVKTDSSDISSKDETEALSDTSMEAIVDIFEEQAPGEDTSAESEEDYYSQHPFMRLVHQNDGTRLVISRTDYYEAQRLLNFPEVQAIIPKDIQLAWATRDFYIGERAYQSLYFLKKQVELSGDHLIDANPTFDQFRRPVVNFELDGAGAKMFSALTGANVDKPLAIVLDDRVESAPVIRSRIRDKGQIELGGNATWDEARLLSVVLKAGALPAKVDIIQNSVIGPSLGQDSINKGKKASLIGLLLVIALMLFYYRISGLIADFALLLNFLFILGFMIIPGINATLTLPGIAGIILTMGISVDSNVLIFERIREELRTGKTVRAAIDAGYSRALLTIVDSHVTTLITALFLFMFGTGPIKGFAVTLSVGVSLSLFTALFVTKIIFNMRKKYKALSI; translated from the coding sequence ATGAGACAATCACAAAAAGTAAGTTTGATCATTGTTGCTGTGCTGGTTCTGTTATCGCTTTATGGTCTTTATCCCTCTTTAGTGTATCACTCGATGAGCCACGAAGAGCAAGAGACATTAAAAGCCGAAAATCCTACAGAATATTATGCTCTTAAGAAAAAATCTTTAAAGCTTGGGCTTGATCTCAAGGGCGGAATGCACATAGTATTGCAGGTACAAAAACCTGAGGAGGGCAAGTTATCGGATGTTTTAGATAGAGTTTTGGAAATTATCAGAAACAGGGTCGATAAAATTGGTGTTGCAGAACCCCAAATTCAAACATCCGGCATAGACCGAATTGTCGTAGACCTTCCCGGGTTTACCGATATCGAGCAGGCTAAAAAACTCATTGGTGAAACAGCCCAATTGCAGTTTAAACTTCTCCCAACTCCTGAGGTAACGCAAGCGCTGATAAATCAAATTGACTCTATTTTAGTCTTGGTAAAAACCGACTCATCAGATATTTCTTCCAAGGATGAAACTGAAGCCTTAAGCGATACCTCCATGGAAGCCATCGTTGATATATTCGAGGAACAAGCGCCAGGGGAAGACACCTCTGCCGAAAGCGAAGAGGATTATTATTCCCAACATCCGTTTATGCGGCTGGTACATCAAAATGACGGCACCAGGCTTGTTATATCAAGAACTGATTACTATGAAGCTCAAAGGTTGTTGAATTTTCCCGAAGTCCAAGCAATAATTCCTAAGGATATTCAGTTGGCTTGGGCTACAAGAGATTTTTATATCGGCGAACGAGCTTATCAATCGCTGTATTTTCTAAAAAAGCAGGTTGAATTGAGCGGCGATCATCTTATTGATGCAAACCCTACTTTTGACCAGTTCCGCCGCCCGGTAGTAAATTTCGAATTGGATGGGGCGGGCGCTAAAATGTTTTCCGCTTTAACCGGCGCAAATGTCGACAAACCGCTGGCTATCGTGCTTGATGACAGAGTCGAATCTGCACCCGTCATTCGCAGCCGCATTCGCGATAAGGGCCAAATCGAGCTTGGCGGAAATGCCACATGGGATGAAGCCAGACTTTTATCGGTTGTCTTGAAAGCCGGCGCTCTACCTGCCAAAGTTGACATTATACAAAATTCAGTTATAGGACCATCATTAGGGCAGGATTCAATTAACAAAGGCAAAAAAGCGTCTTTAATTGGCTTACTGTTGGTAATTGCTTTAATGTTATTTTACTATAGGATATCTGGTTTAATTGCAGATTTCGCCCTCCTTCTAAATTTCTTGTTTATTCTGGGCTTTATGATTATACCGGGTATTAATGCAACACTTACTCTGCCGGGAATTGCCGGAATTATTTTAACGATGGGTATTTCGGTTGACTCTAATGTGTTGATTTTTGAACGAATACGAGAGGAACTTCGAACCGGGAAAACGGTTAGAGCGGCTATTGATGCCGGTTATTCGAGAGCATTGCTAACAATTGTCGACTCGCATGTTACAACATTGATTACAGCGTTGTTTCTGTTTATGTTTGGCACCGGTCCGATTAAAGGATTTGCAGTTACTCTTTCGGTTGGCGTTTCGCTTTCGCTTTTCACAGCGCTTTTTGTAACTAAAATTATTTTCAACATGCGTAAAAAATACAAAGCTCTTAGCATATAG
- the secF gene encoding protein translocase subunit SecF, producing the protein MIEIVKNTKIDFIGKRYIAFIVSGLMVAIGIIAFGMIVTGNANLGIDFVGGAMIMGNFEQPVSVNDLRSAFSEEGLGRVDIQNIMGEAIAPNSFIIRTIGESDTAGDSLFSEYITARIKNRFPANPFHVDSIDDIGGAVGKTLREQTSWAVLLALMGILVYIWIRFDFRFGVAATIATFHDVIVVLGIYFLLGREVSLLLVTALMTLAGYSLTDTVVIYDRIRENLKQFRKRGNFAETINDSVNEVLSRTIITSSTTLLAVLSLLVFGGEVLRDFSLALLLGVLVGTYSSVFIASPIIVEWEKRSPKRFK; encoded by the coding sequence ATGATAGAGATAGTAAAAAATACGAAAATCGATTTTATTGGAAAACGGTATATTGCATTCATTGTATCGGGGCTTATGGTTGCCATAGGAATTATAGCCTTCGGAATGATTGTTACAGGCAATGCCAATCTCGGGATTGATTTTGTTGGCGGAGCTATGATTATGGGTAATTTCGAACAACCTGTTTCTGTAAACGACTTGCGCTCTGCATTTTCGGAAGAAGGTCTTGGAAGAGTTGACATCCAAAACATTATGGGAGAGGCTATTGCCCCTAATTCCTTTATTATACGCACAATAGGAGAATCTGATACAGCTGGTGATTCGCTTTTTAGCGAATATATTACCGCTCGAATAAAAAACCGCTTTCCTGCTAATCCTTTTCATGTTGACAGCATTGATGATATAGGCGGCGCTGTGGGCAAAACTCTTCGGGAACAGACTAGCTGGGCAGTTCTGCTTGCGTTAATGGGTATCTTGGTTTACATCTGGATACGGTTCGATTTCCGTTTTGGGGTTGCAGCTACGATTGCTACATTCCATGATGTCATTGTTGTTCTTGGAATATATTTTCTTTTGGGCAGGGAGGTTTCGCTTCTTTTAGTTACAGCCCTTATGACCCTGGCGGGATATTCATTAACCGATACAGTTGTAATCTATGACCGTATCCGCGAAAACCTGAAACAATTCCGAAAACGGGGCAATTTTGCAGAAACTATCAATGATTCCGTTAATGAGGTACTCTCGAGAACTATTATTACCAGTAGTACGACTCTTCTGGCAGTATTGTCGCTATTGGTATTTGGCGGCGAAGTACTTCGCGATTTCTCATTAGCGCTGCTATTGGGAGTTCTGGTTGGCACTTATTCATCTGTGTTCATTGCCAGTCCTATTATAGTGGAATGGGAAAAGAGAAGCCCCAAAAGGTTTAAATGA
- a CDS encoding DUF2934 domain-containing protein — translation MPRKKTTAKTTAKRKTTTKKSVNKTAAKKITMKLQQPEEISQEVRQYAYDMYIKKGGWHGGDLSDWLEAEKKVKEKHCMV, via the coding sequence GTGCCAAGAAAGAAAACAACTGCAAAAACAACTGCAAAAAGAAAAACCACTACGAAAAAATCCGTAAATAAAACTGCAGCAAAAAAGATAACCATGAAACTGCAGCAGCCTGAAGAAATTTCACAAGAAGTTCGTCAATACGCCTATGATATGTATATCAAAAAAGGCGGCTGGCATGGCGGCGACTTATCGGATTGGCTCGAAGCGGAAAAGAAAGTTAAAGAAAAACACTGTATGGTATAG